From the genome of Terriglobia bacterium:
ACCATAGCTGTTGAGATATCGGCTTATCGTAACCAATCAATGGAGCCTAGTTTGGTCGGAAGTTCATCGTGAAAGCGACGGCCACGGGCTTCCCCTTCTTGGTAGCTGGCTTGAAGCTCCAATTTTTGGAGATGTAATCAGCCGTATCCTGCGCGGAGCTTTTGTCCGTTGCAGCTAAGACCCTGACACTGCACACACTTCCTTTGCCGTTCACCACCAGTTCCAATGAAATCGCCCCTTGAATCTTCGGGGCATTCTTGGCGTTCTTGTCCGGCTTAGGCTGTGGCGGATTCACGCCATCGACACCCGGCTTGTAAATCGTCTCACCGGGAGCAATACATGATTTCGAGGGTTGAGGCTCCTGAGCCACAAGCGGTAACGACAGAAGTAGAGCTACACCAACTG
Proteins encoded in this window:
- a CDS encoding TonB family protein, with translation MRLGHVFTVGVALLLSLPLVAQEPQPSKSCIAPGETIYKPGVDGVNPPQPKPDKNAKNAPKIQGAISLELVVNGKGSVCSVRVLAATDKSSAQDTADYISKNWSFKPATKKGKPVAVAFTMNFRPN